In Mustela erminea isolate mMusErm1 chromosome 20, mMusErm1.Pri, whole genome shotgun sequence, the sequence ACCGAGGCAGCCTCAGCCCGCTCTATCGCTCGGTGGATTTGTGCGTCTCCCCTCGGACCCCAGCACAGTAAAACAAGTAGGGAAGGGTCCCAAGGGTCTCCTCTACCTGCAGCATTAAATCCAGGCCCTTAGCTGGAGCCCAAGAACCCTTCCCACTTGGCCTCTCCACGACCACATGCCCCTGCGGACCCTTTCTGGTCCAGCCAGGCCGAACACACCCACCCTGACACACGCTCGTCCCTTGTCCCGGAACATCTTTCTCTTCAGTCGATTCTGGGGCAGGGATCACCTCCTCTGGGACGCCTCCTGTGGGTCCTGCAGGGCTGGCTGTCCACTTCTCCGCGCTCTGCACAATGTGGGCAGACGTCTCTCCCGGAGCCTCCCGGGGCTGCCGTGGGTTCTGTCTCCCTCACCGGAACCcactgggaccaagccctgccgTCTTTGCATCCCCAGCGCATGGGATGGAGGCCCAAGGGATGGCAGGTACTCAGGTGCTATTtggtgagagaaggaaggaaggagaaggggagtggggaggggggtaggtAGGGAGTGGTGAAAGGGTCAGGATGGCCACTGCCAGGGCTCAGGCTCCGAACATCTGTGATCCTTGGCCAGGCGGGCTCAGAGCACCAAGCCATCAGCAGGAGCAGAGCCTCCTAAGTCATATGCGATTCCCAGGGCAATAAGCACTGACTGAGCGCCTGCTGTATACTTCACGCCCCACCATTCTGTCCCATCCTGAGCGCATCCCCGGCCTCCTGCTCTTGTTCCTCCGTCTCCCTGCGACCTTCTTCCCCCTGACCCTCTGGTGGCTGCTCCTCGGATTCCTTCAGGTCCCAGCAGAGATGgggcctcctccaggaggccttctCTGATCTACAGTTGCCATTCTCTGTGTCGTCACCCAGCTTTGATGCCCGGCGCTGTGCTATCACTAGTTCAAGGtttcttgtttgtctgtttgctGACTAGCTTTCCGTCCCTGgccccccagacacacacacacacacacacacacacacacacacacacacacacacacgcacatcctTAAGCTCCTTGAAGGTAAGCAGACATTGGCCCCCTCTCTCCTGCCACATCCCCACGCCTGGAATGGtgtctggtacacagtaggtgttcagcaGATGTTCAGTGAATGAGTGGACGCAGGCTTTGCCAGGTGGTCCTGTCCTTCAGGAGATCACGGGGGCAAGTGGACAGACACCTATCTGGAGACGGCCACCATGAATGGCCCAGTTTGTCACAGCTGCCAGAGACTTTCTGCCCCGCGCAGGGGTTGTTTGTTGAATGCACAGCCCAGCAGGCATCTTTGTCCTGGCCTCTCATGCTGACGGCCTCCTATTTCTCCTCTGCCGGTAGGGGGACAGAAGGTCAGCCAGGAGCCGTACCTCGCCTGCAAGCTGAACTCTAGAAAGAACCATTTGTCACCCCCTCCCCTTCATTTGCATCTATAATCTCCCTCCAGCGGGGCAGGCACAAAGCTCTCTCTTTCCAGACGaggacctgaggctcagagaagcccaGTGACTTGCCCCTGTAGCCAGGGAAAGCAGATGGAGCCTCgccccccccctgccccccacgccCCTGCCTCCTGATCAGAGCGCCTCCCTTGGGCCTTAATGGCACCAGTCCTCAGGATGGGGTCTGAAGACTCAGCAGGGGCCGGGTCCTACCATCATCTCTGCCTGCACACCCTGGGGATTACACAATCAGACCTAAGTGGCAAaacctcctctccccacccctgcccggaGACCACCTTTCTCTTCCAGCCCTCCCACTCCCCGCAGGCTGCCAGTCACCCAAGCTCAAAATGTCACTTCTCTTccgcttccccttctcctcttcctcccgcGATGAGAGGCTGCTGCGGAGCCAAGCAGGGAGGTGGcgaggggtggggtgagggcttCCGGCAGGGCCTGGGGTGTCAGCTTGGGGAGGCTCCTGGGGTTCGGATGGGCCGAATGCAGGCGCCTGGGGAGCCTGTCTTCGTCTCCCAacgctgctgtaacaaatcaccccGGGCTGGCTTCACGTAGCTGAAATGTTTTGTCTCATCATTCTGAAGGTCAGAAGCCCCAAACTGAGGCACTGACAGGGCCGTGCatcctctgaaggctctaggaaGGAATCTGTCCCTTGCCTCTTCTTGGCTTCTGGAGCCTTCCAGAAATCCtgggtgttccttggcttgtagactcgtcctccaatctctgcctctgtcttcacagggCTGCCCCTTCCCTGCGTCTCTGGGTCCCTGTGTCCCCACGTACGCTTCTTACAAGGATGCCAGTGACCAGATTTAGGACCCGCCGTACTCCAGTGTGACCTGTCTTAACTAAGTGACATCTGCAAGGACCTTACTTCCAAAGAAGATCACGTTCACAGGGGCCAGGGTTGGgtcttcaacatatctttttgaggaacatgGTTCAGTCCACAGCActaactgaggggtgctgggggctgggcaggatTGAATCTGGGCCAGGAGGCTGCACTgatggggtcggggtggggggagactgaAGCGcgggccctggggaggggacGCTTGCCTCGGCGGTGGGTGGGCTGCTGTGGCCCCATGTGCAGGGGGCCACCCTGTGCTCCCCAACACCCTGGTCTGCTTCTTCCTGGGTGAGGCCTGGGCTCTGCGGAGGGTATGGGGGTGTGGCCCTgcatggggcagggggcaggaccAGGGTCTAGGGAAGAGAATGTTTCTCTTGTGCCCTTATGGCCTCTGCCGAAATCTCTCTTCAGGAGCCTGAGTGGAGGTGGGGCTGGTCTCTGTGAGGGGCCGGGATTACGGGagtggggggcagcagagggcagtCTCATCCAGGCTCAGGAGGGGCCCTCTCTGCTCACTGCTCCCCAGGGAGATCCCAGGCTGCAGTTCGGCCAGGGCCTGGCCCAGCCTGGTGGGAGAAGGGGTCCCTCCGCagagtccccctccccccaaagggTTTGGAGTGCTCCCCCACACCAATGCCACTGCCCGCCACAGCGGGTGGGTCTGTTGGAAGAGGGCCCTGGGATGCCCTGTGAGTACCAGGCCCCCGGTCTCTCTGCCTGGGCTCCTGGCGTCAACAACTCCAGCAGGCTCAGCTGGGCCCCAAGAGAGTTCCCGCCTGTGGTCCCGGCTGTCTGCCAGCCCACTCCTCCAACCAGCGACCAGAACAGCAGAACAGAGACAAGAGTCGGGGGACCTGGGTTCTCTGCTGGCCCCGTCACAGATTCACTGTGTGTCCTTAGCCAAAGAAGTTCCCCTTTCTGTGCCGTACATTTCTGGGCGCAGTGTGAGCTCTGGACCCGGGTCTTTGCCAGCGTCCCATTAGGGATGAAGCTCCAGGAGCCCGATTCACAGGAATGAGCCTCTGATGGTCGAATTCCGGGCAGTGCAAGAGAGGCACACGGAAGGGGAGGTTTGGGCCGGGAGGGCTTTCCTATTGCCCTGCTCATCACAAGCCACAAGTGGCCGTGCCCGTTTCTGAAGAGTTTGCTCATTTTCAGATGCTTCCTGCCGGTCGTCTGGTCAATTCGCACCAGTACCGGTACTGCTGATCAGTACCggcagcaggggggtgggggaaaggcgTGAGGGTGGTCGGAGAGAAGGCCGGGGAGATAGGCTAGGGTCAGATTGGGCAAGGCAGGGGGACGAAAGGGTTAGCGGGTCCCCACCCAGGAAGCAACGTGTATACAGTGTGTACTTCTGCACCGATGGGCTCGTGCGAGACTTTGTGCACGAACGGGTATGAATATGTCTAGGTATGCGCCTTAACCACATATGTGTGCACTTTGCAAACCAACCTGTTTGAACTGATGTGGGGGAGAGCCCAGGTATGTGAGTTCAAAATGCCGCGTCTGCTGAAGCGTGCCTGTGTAGggtgtgtgcgcgcatgcgcgTGCGTCTGCCCTTTGCGGTTCCCACCAACAGGTGCACCGGGGAAGCTGGAACCGTCCGAGCGCCCCCTCTTGGACAGCCAGCCTGGCCTTGGGCTCCTCGGCGGGGCTGTAGCTAGGCCCCCAGGAGAAGGAGTTCAAATATGGAGGCAGCCTTAGGAAGTGACTTGGCCATGGCTCAAGGGCAGGGTTGGGCAGGCAGCCTTTGGAGATCTTTCCTGGGGAGGGGCTCTAGGCTCACAAAGGGACCCTGCAGCAAGGTGTCCGGTGGCCTGTGCTCTGGAGATGGCGGGGTGGTCCCAGAGGAGTCCAGCTCTGGGTCCAGGTTGGGGCCCTGCTTTTGCAGCTGGCATCTGTCCAGGTGTGGACTGGCACATCAGACTCGGGAAGCaccctgggatggaggcctggggaggggccccTGTGGGTCTCAGGAGCCCCAGGTCCAGCACCCAGCTCGGAGGCcagctcccccttctcccccgcccccacctctcaTGCTTGAGGTATCCTACAGCATTGTCCTGTTTCCCAGCCGACTCTGGGGATCCCCATCCCACCCCGTTCAGCAGGAGTGAGCGGGCACCTTCAGTCAGGGCAGGAGCACCAGGCTTCAGGTGGGAGAAGCGGAGTGATGCTTTGCGTTCTCGGCTCTTTCCATCTGTCCAGCCCCACTGCCGCGGCCTCAAGCAGGCTCTCACCATGTCCAGCTCTGGCTACTGCAACCATCTCTTGTCCACTGCCCCGCCGGCATCCATACTCACATGCTCCCCCCGGCCCTGGAGGGGGCTAGTGGAGCCTCACCTTCTGGTCTTCGCTGAGGGTGTAGCCCTCTGTCCGCCTGATGCCGGCCCTTGCTCAGTTACCTCTCAGGAGGATCTTCTCTGACTCCCCAGATGGgtgcctgtctgtctctcactCCATGTCTATAAATCACGTCTCCCTTAACCAACTGTGAGTGCGTCAAAGGCAGGGCTGGTTCTTTTCCACCTTCAGGTCCCCAGAGCCTAGCCCAGGCTTGGACCTCAGCAGTAGCTCTCAGCGTTCACTAACGGAAAGGAGGCGGCACGGGTGTGTGAGGGAAGGAAGCCTCTCACAGCTCTCCCGTTAGCATTATCTGCAGATCTGAGGACAGAAGCCCGATCTGTTATCTGCAGATCTGAGATCCTCAGAGGACAGAAGCCAGCCAGGAGGGAAACTCCTGGACCCCCAGCCTCCAGAGCACGGTCCACTCCAGGGGACGTTTGTGGAGGCCGCCCCCTGCTGACCAAGCAGGGAAACTAGACAAGGTCTGGAAGCTTCTCTGGAGGAGTCCTGCTTTGCCCAGGGATAGAAGAGGTCTCTAGTGAGCAGGGAATAATGGCTTTCCCTTAAGCTGAACGTGCTgtattcttccttttcctaaCAATGGTCACGGTTAgtgtctcccttcctccctctccccaaacaGAAGGGTGTGTGCTTGGGATCCAACTGGTTTCCAGCTCTCTAGACTGGTCTGGGGGCCTCCAACTAGTGCCCGAAGAGCGTTGAGTTTCAAGTCCATGTTTGGCCATCGCTCCCAGCCCCGAGCTCCCCAAGGGCAGAGACCACCTGCTCATTTATCCACCCAGTAACTATCTACTGAGCACCTTCACCGGAGTCTCTAGTCCCAGCCCGAGCCTCAGCACAGCTCAATGCCCACTGACAGCGGGCGCCCCAGTGTTGCATTCAATAGGTAAAAGGGGAAGGGCTTGCGATCCGCTCCAGGCCCTAGAAAGTAAATCGTGCTTATTGTTTATTGTGGGGGAAATGCCCTCCTCTACCCTGGCTCCGGGTTGCCAGTGGAGAACTGCGGCCAAACCAGGGAAAGTTCCAGAAAACGCACGGACTTGGAATCAGAGCAGCCATTGCCGGGGGCTGCTGGCGGCTGCTCTGCTAGACCAGGTCTGCCTCCCTGGAAACCATGAGTAAAACAGGGGTGGAGATGGTTGCACTGAATGACCGCAGAGGCccctcccagctgtgtgactcGGGGACCCAGGATGGGGCTCTCCAGCCCGACCATACCCACGGCCCACGGTGTCCATAGCAGGCAGGCCAGAGTCAAGGGAAGTGACCCTGTCAGGCTAGGAGCAGATGGTCCCCTCACTTGCTTCTGGATACAGACCAGGACTGGAAAGTGTTGAGGCACACAGAGCAGCCTGTACGCACCGAGTGACCCTGAGGGACTGGTGCCCAGTGTGCTTGGAGAACAGATGCCCCAGGCTGGGCCCTGCCAGACTTGCTCGGGGACTACAGACGACTCTCAGCTGCCGTCGGGGCACCCAGCTCCCGGCCGGGGAATCCTACTTGACGGtcactcccccatccccctcacccAGGGCAGGCCACCCAGGTGTGTGCCCGTCACCATCTGGCCCTCCCTGGGCGGGGTGTGTCTTACTCACCTGTGATACTCAGGACCTACTAAAAAGCCAGCCCAGAGCTGGCCATCCAGCTTATGGAACAGACGAAGATCACACATCGTAAGGTCTATGACACCGCCTGCGGCCAGTCTGCGGGCTTTCTTGGCCGCTTTGGGGAGCTCCAGCCGACGTCTGGTTGACCAGAAGTCATGCTTCTCAGGCCGGGCAGGTGCCTGTGGGCTCAGAAGCACATTCCTGTCCTCCATCTGCCCTGTGTCAGAGGGGCCGACCCTGCCAACTCCATTTCCTGGGCTAGTTTGCCAGTGGGCTCTGGCAGACCCGGTCCACGGGAAGCCCTGACGGTAGGTCAGACGGTAAATGAGACGACGGGCAGAGGGCCCGGCCTCTTCTCAGAGCCTCCGGCTTCATGACCAGGATGAGGTCATGCCGCGCAGCCCTCCTCGTGCGGTCCCAGCTTGGAGGTGCCCACTAGGGGGCAGCAGTGGTCCCCGCTGTTGCCAATCCCAGGGAGGTCCAAGCTTCCCGTTTCCCTCTTCAGCTACCCCAGCACCTGCGccactcaccccccaccccatgtcccATCTCCACTGGGTGGAGGTCGTCGGCCTGGCTCAACCTGATCTACTTGTCTTCACCATCACACCCAACACTGCTGCCCCCCAAACTCCcaactctgctctctctcaccccAGCCGGATCCCAGAGAcagcacacaccacacacaggtTGGAGGCGGGTTCTTTATACAAAGGTAATCAACACTGTGGTGCCACCAGCAGGCCACCGCGGTTCGCAATGGCCTGCCTCACCACTCCTGGGGCAGAaggcaatgggggggggggtcatggTGGGGGGGTGTGACACTACATGGGCCCCAGGACTGCTGAGCTAGGAGCTCCCGAAGGgcagacacagacacacggacacTAGAACCAAGAGCACCACACACGAAGACAGGCAGGAAATGCAGAGCTAGAACGAGCCCCTGGCAGCCAAGGACCACCCCAGGGTGCTCTTCTCCTAGGCGTTCTTCAGGAGGCAGCGCGGCGGGTGGGAGCCAAGGAGCCCAGCTGGGCCACTACGGAACTACAGGACCTAATCATGGAGCGCCTTGCCCTctgcatctgtaaagtggggacaatCAAATGCACTTCACAAGCGGTCATGACGACTGCCACAGGGATATATATCAAAATACTcgacacagagcctggcacatagaggTGTtcgataaataaatttttgtcaaGAGAATCTTGGCTCCGCTCAGAGAGGACCTTCTTCAGAACGCCAAGATGCAGGACAACTTCCCTAGAAATTCTTTCAGGGGATCAGGACCCTCGAGCACTCCTTGGAGCCTGCAGCCGCCGTCGTGGCCAGCGCCCCAGAATACACAGTGCCAGGGCAgttgaggggggcggggggctggacCCCCAGGGAGGCACCCGCGGAAGCCGGGTAGACGCCGGAGGAGTTGGGGGTTGTGCCAAAATGGTTCTGTACGTAACACAGGCCGGAGGCTGGCTGGTACGGAGGCAGGCTGGGCATGTGGCCAGGAGAGCAAGCCGGCCAGGCAGCTAGTTTCTGGCCACTGGCATGCTGCATCTGGGCGACAGGGTGGCTCGGGGACAGGTGAGGGTGGCCACTCTGTGTGGGGTAGGAGCCAGGCACGGGGTTCAGCCTGGAACGGAACAAGAGAAAAGACGGTCACTCCACTGGCAATGCCCAGGCCCCAGCAGTCACTGGACGTGAGAAAGGCTCGGGTCACTGGACCACTCTGTGTGACAACCTGCTCTGGAGATTTGCTGCAACTAGCTCCAAGCACCAAGTGAGGAGACCGGTTAAGCTCACCCAGTGAGAAAGCGTCCCCCGAGAGGGAGGGCCCACTCACAGTCCCACGGTAAGCCGGGAGGATCAGGGGACACGGGGCTCGTGACTGAGGCCACCTGAGGCATAACTGTTCACAGTAGTTTGTCCCCCGGATGGAGACGGGACCTGCTCGCAGCGGTCACTGTGTCTGTGACCAGCTCGGCGATGCTACCCAAGGAGAACGGGCCAACTTCTGTGGGAGGGAGGGCAAGAGGGCTCGAATGGGGGGTAACACAGGGCTTGGGCCCAGGCCTCGTCTGCTGTGAGGTTTCTACCTGTGGCTTTGGGAGTGAAGACTCACAGCTCCCAGTCCCGACCGGCATGAACCGACGAGCCAGATGTGTGCAGCTGCCCATTTGAAGATGAAAGAAccagcaccctccccccacacccgccACAGACACGTGTGGCTGGGACTACAAATGGAGACACAGCCTGTGGGCTTTGTCCTCTGAGCCTCTGCGCAGAGTTTCAAATATGGAGAATGACCGCCAATACCACTGGTGTCTGTTAGGGGACTGGAACGAATCCACGCACGGTTCAGCCAAAACCTGACTTGACAAATGAGCCGCTTAAGGGgatacgtgggtggctcagtcagttgggcatctgactcttggtttcgactcaggtcacaatctcaggagaCCCCGGCCGGCTTcatgcttggcggggagtctgtgtgagggtctctctccctctgcctctctccctccccctctctaaaatcaatcagtcaatcttacaaacaaacaaaaaatcatcaAATCAGCTGCGTTAAGTACAGCAACAGAGCAGTTAACGTTAACATCTCACTTTTTCTGCGACTCTTGAAAACGCAGAGAATCTGGATTACCAAAAGTTCACCAGAAGCCTCTGGGAGGCAAAAGCGTCCAGACCACTGTGTAAGTGTCAAAGCAGACACACATGTTGTGACGCCTGTTGGGCCCGCCGAGACGTCATGCTCTGTtctgggggcctggggcaggcCGGAATGATGAGGGAGCGTATACCACGCCATGTGAGGGACACGGAAGGCCCTGGAGGGTcaccacctccctgccccagaTCTGTCCGCACGATGAGAAGGCATCCAACCTGGCACGGACATGTCCCAGGTGCAGCAGGGCAGCTGCGGCTGTGCGTGGAAGGACTTTCTCATCAGGGGCTGCCTTGGCGATGAGCCCCAGCCAGGACAGGGGCGTAAGTGGAGGTCAGGGGACCACCCTCAGCTGTCTGAGAGGAGGCTCCTTCACAGGGGGCGAGTTTGTACCCAAGGACCCCTGAAGTCCCCTCTTGAGCCTATGAGAACAATTAAAAGCCTAAAAGCTTCAATACTCCTCTAAATTTCCACAGTCTCCCACGTATTTCGACTCCAGGGATCACGTGCCTGAAATTGGGTGCGGGTGTCATTTCTGGTTCTCCCAGTACCCCCAATACCCCAGCCCCTGATGTCCCCCGCCTTTGAAGTCAAGGTCAAAGGCCCTGAGCTGATCAAGGCTGGGGGTGCCCACCTCCTCAAATAAGCTACAAACATCAATTCAGCCAAAATCCTGCACCCGGGCCGGCGTGGAGCGCAGACCCTATCCCACAGCTGGCTGAGCAGAAGAGGGCCGCCCGCCAAGCACCTGAACTTCACATGTGTCCCTTCTGTTGCGGGGACCCCGAAGGAAAGAGTCTCCTGCGTGGAGAGGTCCCAGCACGGCTGCCCCCAGGGAAGGGCACAAGAGGCCGGCGGTGGGGAACAGCAGAAAGGGGGTGAACAGGACCTAGAAGAAGAGACCCTAGCTGTGGACGGGGCTCTCCTGCCTCTGCGTTACCTCAAGACTCTCCTGTCCTCCTTGGGCCTCCTCCGCGCTAGGACGGAAGGAGGCTGTGTGAGCCTGGGCGGCTGGCCTAGCAGCTCCCGCGGTTAGTGAGCCTGGACTGCAAGACCTGACACCCGGCCTTCTCTTGTCGGGCGGCCAGGAACACGCCACCCCCCAGCTCCTGCGCGGCCTCATGTCCAAGCTGCATGACAGCTGTGCGGACGGGCGGCTTCTCGCTGACGCGCTGTGCTTGGCAGCAACGAGGGCTGGTGACACGCTCGGTGGCGCCTCTCCCTCCCACCGTCTGTCCCACGCCACTCGGTGGATACAGGAGCACTTGAGatgccttccctttcccctttcggCTCAGTGCCTACTTCAGATGCAGCTAGGCAGGATCCAGAATGCTTGGGAGACATCTGTGCGAGGACATTCCGGGCCCAGGACCGTCCGCACCCTGTTCCCTTTCCCCACGTCATTCTATACTCTCTCTACAGGCCCTGGAACGGCTTCAAGAATAAGCACTAAGAGTCCTGCAACttggacgcccgggtggctcagtgggttaagcctctgccttcggctcaggtcatgatctcagggtcctgggatcgagccccgcatccagctctgctcagcggggagcctgcttccctctctctctg encodes:
- the RHBDD2 gene encoding rhomboid domain-containing protein 2 isoform X2, whose product is MLGVNSVRSRMRRALVFGVVVPSMLVPWLLLCASWLIPQTSFLSNVCGLGIGLTYGLTYCYSIDLSERVALKLDQKFPFSLMRRISVFKYISGSSAERRAAHSRKLNPVPGSYPTQSGHPHLSPSHPVAQMQHASGQKLAAWPACSPGHMPSLPPYQPASGLCYVQNHFGTTPNSSGVYPASAGASLGVQPPAPLNCPGTVYSGALATTAAAGSKECSRVLIP